The DNA segment CCCTAGACTGCTGAAGCCAAGTTCTCGAAGCAAGTTTCAGTGCCCTGCTTAAATGGTTAAATTGCGGTGTTTAACATCCCAAAACTGCACAGTGGCTTATGAaggacgctgtagtggagggtTCCATATTGATGTTGACTATGTATGCTGCAAACTGCAATACCAACTGCAACAATTTTAGACCAGACAAAATTAAGCCTAGTTTAGGTAGTGTAGATGTAGAGGAGCCTGCATGCAATATTTTATGTCCGAAATATGAGTGAAAGCATCACTTGCACAGAAAGCTCACAAATATAGCAGTTTTTGATacagaaactgaaaaaaatgcaCAGTCATTAGCACTTGCCAGAAGTGACGCATGACTTAGAATGTGCATCTTCTTCGCGTGACTTCTGGGGTTAGGCAGCTGTCAGTGATGAGCTGAACAATCTCGGAGGTGACATGCCGGGACTTGCGTCATAGGCGCCAACTACCAAGTTCATGagtctgcttaggtgctgtttagaggctgctaataagaaaattatacAATCGCTAGTCCTGCAGCTTTGCTTCAGTGGTATATACCACTCATTTATAACCAATTAAGCCAAAGTGagatttcgttgcagttggccctTAACATATTCTGCTTCTTTTGGTGCTGTGTATTCATGTCGCATTTCATCCCTAAACCCCAGCAGTGGTGCGGTTTCCGAACTTGACCACTTCATCTCGGTGAAATAGGTGTGTACTCACAAATGGGCATTCTTCTGCAACTTTAAACAAGGTAGAAATGCTTGCTGCAGTTTTGTTGGCATCGCACTGATACTTAAAAATGTTTCTGCTCGCAGTAGTGCTCAGCTGAATTTATATGCATAGCTTAGACTTAAATTTTGAGACTTTTACATATATGTATTCATACTGACATAAGAGTGCATCACTTTTTCACTCGTGCCAGCTTGGTCCAGCATTCGCCTTGAAACAAACTGCATGGTGTGTGAAAAATGCCACCATTCCTTTCCTTAAACTTGAAAGAAGCTTTCTCGTAGGTAAAATGGAAAAAAATTtgctgatgattacgatactccctaatgagaaatttgagcgcagttctatacGCGCTTTCATTTTGCGATTTATTGGCTGGTGCGGGCAATCTGTCGCGTGCGGTACGTTGTGAACGGAGGGAAGTGTTGCTAATCAAGTAACACTTGAGCACAATGATAGCGcctagcagagtcggcgatcgtcaaaaacattatctgcgggtcaagcgcagcggcttttatacatgactcgtcgaagctGCTGcctgcgtggcttccagaaagtactacacaattctaatcacgcatacagtCGCATTACAAgaagctttggtgacaacaggTAATGGAGAGAACtattgataacattcgagaaacttctaaaaaaattttaacattttttagctgATGAAAAGTGGCAACCATAGACTGATAAAGTAGTGAACAGATGACGCGCGGTATTCaggtgccatctcgtagcgatcgtcgTAGAACACGTCATGCGTGGCACCAGGCTGCACTACACTttctctttcatcctttgctgttgtgctcgttcactcggttacgccgctgGCGCACGCCGCAGTAATGggtcccgcccccccccccccccccattaagagcttcgctctaaaaaaaaagactgtTCTGTATGTTAGGAGCATACACTGCTGTAACCATAAACACACTCCATTTACTAAAGAGCTGGTTAGTTTGTGTGTTTTTTGCCTTTGGATAAAGGTTTCTGTTTCATTCTTAGGCTGTCACTTGCTATGTATCAAATGTCGATCTGATTGTTTTTACCTCAAGTGTTACGCCTATGTTTGTGGCCacatttagcttttttttttttttttccgtgtctACACATCAGCATATCTCAGGGAAAGTTTACACCCATGACTTTATGCTCAGACAAGAGAATACACTTTGTAACTAAGGGACATCTTTACAGTCCACATTTCTTTGGGACCAATAATATACAATGAGCAATAAAGTAAACTTGTAGAATTCAAAGTgtcgcatcttttctttttctgtgtgtgtgtagtTTGCGGGACACAGGACTTACGAATAAGTTGAATTCCTGCAAAGCCTGGATACTTAGCTTCGAATTCCAAGTTTAAGCTTGTATTAGTACACAGTGACTGAGTAAGTTTGAATTTCTACTCTTAATAGAGCAGAAATTCGCATTGTTGTGGAAACCAGATCTCAAACTTTTGAAGCCAACTATATGTACCACAGTGAACAAGCAGACACCCCACTTGCATGTACAGCCTTGGCCACTCCAAGTTCAGAGGAGCTACAACCTTTCAATTGAACAGCACATCTGTGTAAGGGAATCTTGTTCACGTCGGGTCTTATTTCTTAAGGAAAGCACACAGTGCTCCTGCTTTTATTCGTCTCCATCACATCCATTCAATGCAGGGTTAAAATGAAGCATCAACTAGAAATctgcaaaagctgctgctgcttctctcTCCTAGAGGCATCAATTCATCTCTTTGTATATATAAACAGTGAATACACTGCATAATCGATTCCACATTCATTAAAGTTGCTGTACATAACTAAACCAGGGCAAGGTCATCACAGTAAAGAAAATTACACAGCAAGACTAAAAGTGCACATAAGTTGCATACCTGTGTTTGAAGAAGTGCTTAAAAACCTAAGAATCGATGGCCAAAGGTACATTCTACTGGTCGGTTGAGGGGATGCTCCTTTTTTCACTATGTGACAGAAAACTGCCTTTTCACAggtcaatttggaatgggttcaCGTTTTCTACTAACCCTACAGTGAACTGCTCTTACTCCACTGTCAGAGAATTTATTTACTTAGATGTTTTAAGAGTGGTTTGCACGACTTCTGCCAGCAGTGCGTGATAAGCTCTACGGACATCCAGCCACGGTGCCTTTCGTTTCTGGCAGGTTTGGTTTTGCCAAATCCCCGCATAATTCCCATAACTCTGTGGACGATTCCAGTAGCTCTTTCAAAACAGCCTGTGTAGCTTGCCGTGACATGTGGCACCAATGAGTCTTCGTGACAAGCTCACTGCTGCTCAACTTGGGGCAATTATGTTCAGTTTCATAAATTTGAACACCATCAAAGTGCACGAATTAAAGAGGACACGAATTTCACTCACTCAAGTTTCTGTGTTGTAGACATTACAAAAAATGAATTGATCACAGCAAGAAATAAAAGTTCACATATTGACACTACAACTGTGCTTACGGTGGACACTAAGGTCCTGAAGAATACCTTTCTTTAAAAACCCTAGCATCCAATGACTGAACCATGACATTGATGACATCATCCCAGCAGAACCAGTCCACTGCTGAGCAACTTGCACCTTATCAGTTAAACAAAAAGCTGTACACCTTCATCCAGAAAAGCTAAGTGCGTGAACGTGTAGCCAAGAGATGTGGCCCATACTGCTGTCAGATCTTGCAGGCAGCCTGTATCTGGTTGAGGGGGTTTTCGGGAGACTTCATCCAGTCCTTGCGGATCATCTGTTTTAGCTGGGAGAGCCGCAGGTTTGGGTTCTCGGCCTTGAGTTCTGGAAGCCTCTGCTTCTCAAAGGCGTCGTAGGCTACCTTGGCCCTCCGCTCGGGATGCCTGTCCACTGGCCCATCATTCACACTGCAAGGTGGAGATGCACTGTAGCAATACTGTGATACACTTGTATGCAAGTGCGAGGAGAGAGGCATGTCCACAAGGGCGACTCTTAAAACAATATGACGCATCTACTTTTTTTGCAACTTCAAAGAGTGACTTAATGACAATGACGAGATAAAAAATCTAGCCACCGTTCCTTTCTTTCCCTGTGCTATATCAGGGGTGTGGTAAACTTTGAACCTTCGATTGCCAGTAAATATGCTTCCTGCCACTCCCATATTGCAGACCTGTTGCGCTACCCATGGAGAAATCAACTAAACACATTGAAATTGTAGATTAAATTTCTGGCTGGAGCATGCATCGGTGCTCTGTCACTTCATAAGAAACTTTTGAACTGTCAATGAATTCTGACTTGGACAAAAGCAGTTAAGAACCATCCTTGTATGTAGCATGAAATGTTTGCTGAACCAAAACGAAAGAGAGGGAGCAAAAGAACCCAGTCCAGGGTGGCGAGCACTCGTAGgattaagggacactaaagagagacGTTAAGCCAAGCTCAATTGGCAAATTGTACTTCTAGAAGCAGAGGAATTTCAGTTGTGCTGCGGGCGGGATctttgtaagccagaaaagacacaaGAACAAAAGGTGGCCTTGAAGCTCTTGTACTAGCTCCTCACGACACAAGATTTGTGTGACACCAACTTGGAATTAGTGAATCCTTTATCTACAAACAAGGATTAAATTGTCTTCTGAAGGAACCTAGTGAATTACGAGAACGTTTTCTATGCAATAAATGGCCTGGGCATGCCAAACTACTTTGACATTTGTGAAGTAACATTATGCCGGcgttagaaaaaagaaactttgccCTTCATTTTTTTTGCTAATGACCAGCTCATTTTTCTACCAAATAAACAGATCAAGGCTAGAAGAAATATGTTGACAGACTAAACCCTTAAACTTAGTGTCCCATtaagagaaatcaaaatgctgcAATCACGTGTATACGGGCTAGGGGTGATAGTGGAAAGCACAACATTGCTGCTCTGCACCACAGCAGCATGGTAGCACAGCCATGTGCGGCCCTGTGGCTTGCAAAGGTTGAACCCACAGTGGCCAGTACTCCTGTGAATGAGTCTCCATACGTGGCTAGAGGCAGCACCACTGTACGTGAACACAGAAGTAGAATTCCAATGCACCAAATAGTGAACAAGTTTTGTTATGAATGCTGAGAACTGTTTCATTTTTGTTAAGTCGCAGCGTCTCAGAATGACAACTTGTGGAAGCTGCAAATTTCATACTTTTTGTGTTGCTCTCAACTGCACTATGCTGCCCGGTCAACAAGTTTTGTGTCCTCTACCTCGGCTGTCAGTTTGTTGTATCACTCCCCCCCCATTATTCGTGTAGCGCCAATGCGGCTACCATCAGACACCACATCCCATACCATCAGAAACTGGTATCTGCAATGAGGTGCCATTTGGTTCAAATGTGGCAGATGGTAGTGGCTACTGTTTCATTGTCTAACGAAAGAGAGGGAAGAGAAGACAGGGATGAGATACAAAAAACCGTGCCAGCCCATGTACATAAGGAAAGAGGGGAAAGTGTATGAGACTAGTAACAAGTACAAAATCAACGCTAATGTCATCTCGTGATGCAGCCACACATGGGTATTGGAAGAGCCTGAATATACAGGTGAAGTGAAGAAACAGGTGAAATAAAGTAAGAGAATATCAAAGCTTGCCTTAGCACAGCAATTGCTTCTTCAACAGTCCgtgcttcattttcaacaaagacTCGGTTGATATTTTCTTCCAAGGGCTTTTCATGCAGCAGCAACTCCTGCGGGTCCTTTTGTGCCTC comes from the Dermacentor variabilis isolate Ectoservices chromosome 2, ASM5094787v1, whole genome shotgun sequence genome and includes:
- the LOC142572519 gene encoding coiled-coil domain-containing protein 124-like encodes the protein MPKKFGTNTKSAEARAKKEAVKVADKEKKERQAEEALWADDDKHIARKQQRKEERDKKKTEQLEKKAALKQMYDEEMSSIRSVKTRPEKVTRADIAALAERQQKAQKDPQELLLHEKPLEENINRVFVENEARTVEEAIAVLSVNDGPVDRHPERRAKVAYDAFEKQRLPELKAENPNLRLSQLKQMIRKDWMKSPENPLNQIQAACKI